A window of Streptomyces sp. NBC_01241 genomic DNA:
CGAGGCTCTGCTCAGCGGTGAGGAGGAGGCGCTGGCCCAGTGACTGGTTTGCAGGTCAGTCGATTTCGCCGTTGCCGCTCTTCATGCCCAGCACAAGCGCACGCAGCGCGACCCGGCTTGTCACCAGAACGGCATCGGGGCTCTCGCTCTCG
This region includes:
- a CDS encoding DUF397 domain-containing protein; the protein is MPERDWQRSSFCAGGGNNCVEVAASRADGVAIRESESPDAVLVTSRVALRALVLGMKSGNGEID